The genomic segment TGTTTCTGTACATAAATTCCTATTCCATTTTCTCCAACATTTATTGTACCGCTATTATATTGTATGATACTCTTATCAGCCGCAAAAATTCCTATTCCTTTTTCACCTGTTGTAATAGGAGTTTTTATAGTATATGCGGAAGTAGACGTTCCTTGATTTTTTGCATATATTCCTATTGCATATTTTGTACCACTGTTTTCAACTGTGTTTCGTACTGTTATTGGACCAGTATAGTTTGAAATATCTGTACTTCCACTTAAATATAATCCAATAATACCATCTCCTGAACTAGTTGCTGTTTTATAATAGTTCAAAGGAGTTGAACTTGCATTTAACGTCGCAACATCTGTTGGAGATGTACCTTCTAAGTATACTCCTACTCCATATCCTGATATTTTTCCTATATCTGTACCAGTTAATGCTGTATCCTTATTTTTTACATAATAGGCAACTCTATTCTGATCTGTTCCTGTACCAAGATCAATTTCTGCTGTAGTTGTAGTTATAGCACTTCCTGCAGCTGCATAAACTCCTATTGACTTATTAGCAGCATTATCCAAAGTTATTTTTCCTACTCCTGAAACTGTTGACTTAGGAGCATATATACCTATTGACTCTTCTTTATTTACGTTAATTGTTCCTGTGTTATTTATATTTAAATTTGCAACAGTACCCGCTTCATTCTTTGCAAATATACCTACTGATTTATTTCCATTTACTGTTATATTTCCTGTAGTTCCATTAACTATTGACAACTTATTTGTCACTCCAGAATTTATTTTTCCATAAATCCCAGCTGATTCAGTTTTTTTAGTTATTATATATCCATTATTGTTTATTGCTTTATTTGAAGTTGCAACCCCTGAAACTACTCCAAAGATTCCTACTGATTGTGCTTCTTCTACATATATACCTTTATTTACTGTTTTTAATCCACTGTTTGTTATATCTGAATCTTGACCATAAATTCCAGCTGAGCTTGCTTTTAATACTTCTATTTTCCCACTATTAGTTAACGTAGAATTTTTTTCTCCCAGTATACCAACAGAACTTCCTTCTTCCATTGTTATAGTTCCTGTTGAATTTCCTGTACTTTCATTTGTGTAAATTCCTATCCCGGAACCTCTTTTTGATACAATAGTACCATCATTTTGTGCTGTTGAAGCTCCTGTTCCTGTTCCTTTTATTGCAATAAGTCCAATATTTGTGTTTGTTGTCAAAGTTTTAGTATTTTTTACAGTAGAATTATTTGATGCGACTAAAACAGAAGTTGAAGTATTAGTTCCTGCTGTCGGAGTTGATACTGTATAATTTTGATTTAAATTAGCAGTTACACCACCTGTTGTATAAAATATACTTGCTCCATTTCCAAAATTTAAAATATTAATAGGGTTACTGTTCAAATAAGTTCCTACATTCACTTCTCCTGAATTTCCATTTAAAAGTCCAAAAGTTGAGTTTTGTCCTAATTCTACTTCTAAACTCTTACCTGTTTCAACTTTAAAAGTATTTCCAAATTTAGTAGCAACTGATGAATATAATCCTACTGCTCCTGTGCCTATTGTTAATTTAGAATCATCTCCAAAATTTACTTTAGCTTCTCCATCTGAATAAATTCCAATTGTCGTTCCTGTTCCACTAGCAGCTATATCTATTGGAGCCTTTATATTTAATGTTCCTGATGCCTCTTTAGCATATATTCCTATTGCATCTGAACCTACACTTATTTTATTTGTTCCAGCAGTATTTTTTTCATGATTAAAAGTATACTTTCCTTCTCCATAAACTCCTATATTTCCTCCTCCTTGAACAGAAATATTACCTGTGTTTGTAAAGTTTATTGGAGTAGCAGTATTCGGCCCTTTTAATAAAACACCTATATTTCCTGTATTAGCAGGAGTATTAACTGTTATATTTCCACTATTAGCAAAGTTTCCTTGTTCTCCATAGAAAGCTGTAGATTTTTGTGCTCCACCTGCAGTGAGAGGATTTACAATAAGATCTCCACTATTTGAAGAGTCTCCTCCTTTTAGCATAGCAAATGCTATTGAATTTGTTCCATTTACAGCTATAGTTCCTTTATTAATTCCTACACCATAATTAGTTCTATCAATACTTTCTAATAAATTATCTATTAAATTTGAATCAAATACAGACTTATAAGATTCACTCTTAACAACAAAACCATAGTTAGAGTCTCCATTAACTACAACATTAGCACCTTCATTTGCTGTTATAGATCCTGATCTTCTTAATTTTCTGTTAGCTGTTTCAACTCCATTTAATTTCCCATCATTCAACTCTTCTTCACTATCACCAACTAATAAACCTATACTCTTTGTTGCATGTTCTCCAACGGTTATAGTTCCACTACCAGTAGCTGCTCCAGTTGAAGCTCCTGTTTCTCCAAAAGGTCCAAATTCTACAGTTTTTGTACCTATATCAGCTGTAGCTGTTCCACCATAAGTACCTGTTTCTCCTTTTAATACAGGTCTCGTTGGTACCCCTGCATAAATTCCTACTGCATTTTCAACAAGAGTATCACTACCTGAAGCAATATTTTGGTTATTTCCTTGAGTTAGAGCTGTTGTTCCTATATTGATTTTTCCTCCAACTTTAACTTCCTGTATTTCATGTAATATACCAACCCCAACACTCTTATCCCCATTTATATTGATGTCTCCTGAATTATATACTCCACTTGTCCAACCAGAATCTCCTGAAGCTGAACGTCCTATTTCTCCTCCTGGAAGGACTACAAAAGGATTTGCTGGGGTTCCTAAATCTCTTTGAGCTCTTAAGTTATTTTTTTTATTAGTTTTAAAATCACTCATTGTTGTTGATGTTACTGTATCTAGTGTACTAATACCTGGATTGAATACAGTAATAATACCAAAACTTCCGCTAGATTCTACATTGATGTCCTTTTGGTTATCTGCCTTCATTAATACTCTTCCCTTAGATGAATTTGTATTTTTGCTCTTTACATTAACTAAATCTTTTCCATTCTTTGTTTCCAAATTGGACCAATCGGGTGTCCAGTTATGAGGATCTTCTGGTTTTAATTGCATTCCAGCACTTTGTGGTGCATTTAAAGAAATTACCCCTGTATTAATTATGTGCGACATTGTACTATTATATGATGCATCCACGTTAGAAAAACCAAAAGCTATTTGATGACTATTTGTTGTAGTATTAGTTTCATCTTTGTACTTTCCATCAATTAAACCATTATTTATAATTTTAGCCAATATATTCTCAGTACTAGCAGAACCTTGTAAATCTATCCCCATATTTTTACTTCTATATAAGTTAATTGTTCCATCCATTTTAAATTTAGAACCATTTTTTGGTTCATCTATAACCAAGGCTCTTGCATCAGCAACTTTAACATTTATTGTTGAATTAGGTAAGGTAACGTCTCCTGTCACAGAATTAAGAGTAAAAAAATTTCTTACAGTTTTTGTTACAGAATTCACATCATAGGTTTGACCTGCAATAAATGTTCCATTTATTGCACTTTGGTTAGTGGTTCCTATCTTACGATTAGTTGAATCTATAGAAGGTGCAACAGAAAATGCAACAGGATTCGGAGTATCTACTACTGGTGCTTCTAGTGTCACTTGTGCGGGTGTAGATATATTTAAAGCTGTTATAGTTGGTGGTGTTACATTTATATTTATTGTTGGTGCACTCGGTGTAATTCTTACATCTACCTCTGGTATTGTAATAACAGGTGCTGTAAGCGGTGTGTTTACCTTTGGATCAACAACTGGTGCTCCTACTGGTTCAACAGTTGGCTCAGCTACGCTTAGTGAAACAGCTTCCTTTTTTACTTCCTTTGGAGAAATTCTTGCAAGTATTTCAACTTCATTAAGAGGTTCCTGAATTTTTCTTAATTCTACAAGTCCCCATCTAACTTCTCCATTTACAGATGACCCTTTACTTTTATCAAAATTCATTTCAGAATAGATATTTCCAGTTGCATTTCTCCATGAAACTTGAGAATCACTTCCCGGAGTTATCGGAAGACCCATAACTCCCATTGAATCCAATGTAGCTAATGCATTTTTCATTTTCCAGTTATTTCTGAAATACAGTCCGTTGTATGTATATCTTTCCTGTTTATCTCCATAACCATCTCCAGAAATAATGTCTGCATTGGAAAAAAAGTTCATTCCAAATTGCCATGAACTCCAAGGTGATTTTACAACCTGATCTCCCTGTTCCATTAATTGAATTAACTCTAAGTTTGCACCTCTAATATACATCTTGTTTCTATTTCTCATGTTTTTCAGCATAGCTTGAGTTTCATCAACAGTATTTTTAAGATTCCCATCTTTGTTTTTCTTATTAGGCTCTGCTTTTACCGTATTTGCTAAAAGTACTCCTGTAGTTACTCCCATTGCTCCTGCAACAAACATAAGATTTCTCGAATATTTTACTGCTTTGGAACTTCTCATTATTGATTTTGATTTCTTTTCTGAATTTTTAATTTCATCACTCATTTTATTACTCCTCTACTATTATTTTTTTATTATAGTAGT from the Leptotrichia sp. oral taxon 215 str. W9775 genome contains:
- a CDS encoding autotransporter-associated N-terminal domain-containing protein: MSDEIKNSEKKSKSIMRSSKAVKYSRNLMFVAGAMGVTTGVLLANTVKAEPNKKNKDGNLKNTVDETQAMLKNMRNRNKMYIRGANLELIQLMEQGDQVVKSPWSSWQFGMNFFSNADIISGDGYGDKQERYTYNGLYFRNNWKMKNALATLDSMGVMGLPITPGSDSQVSWRNATGNIYSEMNFDKSKGSSVNGEVRWGLVELRKIQEPLNEVEILARISPKEVKKEAVSLSVAEPTVEPVGAPVVDPKVNTPLTAPVITIPEVDVRITPSAPTININVTPPTITALNISTPAQVTLEAPVVDTPNPVAFSVAPSIDSTNRKIGTTNQSAINGTFIAGQTYDVNSVTKTVRNFFTLNSVTGDVTLPNSTINVKVADARALVIDEPKNGSKFKMDGTINLYRSKNMGIDLQGSASTENILAKIINNGLIDGKYKDETNTTTNSHQIAFGFSNVDASYNSTMSHIINTGVISLNAPQSAGMQLKPEDPHNWTPDWSNLETKNGKDLVNVKSKNTNSSKGRVLMKADNQKDINVESSGSFGIITVFNPGISTLDTVTSTTMSDFKTNKKNNLRAQRDLGTPANPFVVLPGGEIGRSASGDSGWTSGVYNSGDININGDKSVGVGILHEIQEVKVGGKINIGTTALTQGNNQNIASGSDTLVENAVGIYAGVPTRPVLKGETGTYGGTATADIGTKTVEFGPFGETGASTGAATGSGTITVGEHATKSIGLLVGDSEEELNDGKLNGVETANRKLRRSGSITANEGANVVVNGDSNYGFVVKSESYKSVFDSNLIDNLLESIDRTNYGVGINKGTIAVNGTNSIAFAMLKGGDSSNSGDLIVNPLTAGGAQKSTAFYGEQGNFANSGNITVNTPANTGNIGVLLKGPNTATPINFTNTGNISVQGGGNIGVYGEGKYTFNHEKNTAGTNKISVGSDAIGIYAKEASGTLNIKAPIDIAASGTGTTIGIYSDGEAKVNFGDDSKLTIGTGAVGLYSSVATKFGNTFKVETGKSLEVELGQNSTFGLLNGNSGEVNVGTYLNSNPINILNFGNGASIFYTTGGVTANLNQNYTVSTPTAGTNTSTSVLVASNNSTVKNTKTLTTNTNIGLIAIKGTGTGASTAQNDGTIVSKRGSGIGIYTNESTGNSTGTITMEEGSSVGILGEKNSTLTNSGKIEVLKASSAGIYGQDSDITNSGLKTVNKGIYVEEAQSVGIFGVVSGVATSNKAINNNGYIITKKTESAGIYGKINSGVTNKLSIVNGTTGNITVNGNKSVGIFAKNEAGTVANLNINNTGTINVNKEESIGIYAPKSTVSGVGKITLDNAANKSIGVYAAAGSAITTTTAEIDLGTGTDQNRVAYYVKNKDTALTGTDIGKISGYGVGVYLEGTSPTDVATLNASSTPLNYYKTATSSGDGIIGLYLSGSTDISNYTGPITVRNTVENSGTKYAIGIYAKNQGTSTSAYTIKTPITTGEKGIGIFAADKSIIQYNSGTINVGENGIGIYVQKQTSANTTIESKVSLGTGTNKPTINLAEGSVAAIVGENAHFDGGNATINLSGSGVGVYGLKGSVINVGNWTFNNNGHSAEEIRTKEGISAIDNPSVDKDLKPGMVLSHVINGETYIVSGKTVKSVADGSIAAGKNIGLMAEGIKNPAGTTWTQGNYEIVNQGTINFTAGKESTAIYAASARVKNDGTIKMGPQSTGIYGVYRSDSPHYDGGSSADNKLKVETTANSLIELGQESVGVYLKNASTDINLDGKIKSSTDASGNINVTKNVGIYMINEDGTQPDQGKVLTGMVNNSEITLGDGSVGLYSKGKGSAAADRNTVTNNGKITVGKKITGAPSVGIYSENTNLTTGTTSDITVGEDGIAFYGKHSDITAKGTVNFNNKGVLAYLENSNFISYLGNISPTQNTMLYLKNSTAQMDGAGVPVDMTVADGYTGAYVEGNSRLTGVRKINLGRNSNGIFLQNANFDSTGITEIVGTQDNAKGILGINSSLLNKTKISLSGDNSIGIYSNANTPNTVVNEGKLELSGKKTLGVFLKGSQSFENKADISIADSSDAQNPTIGVYTSSGTSPITLTSGNIEVGVKSIGVYSTTNSPVNMTGGTLHVKDEGMGIYKQDGSVSVAGNIIVDPHTSTTPNTEPVGVYAVNGASVNDSANVTVGEKSYGFILNNDDSSKVNTYTNTAGTSVTLGSDSTYLYSGGKAQITNNKDIAAGNVDRVIGFYIKGNNTGGGNFVNNGLLDFSNGKGNIGVYAPGSTAVNSTSGRIYVGPTDYTDPLTGQIYSDKSKIVYGIGMATDNGGQIANEGEIRIFGDKSIGMYGSGAGTVVENRGNILLDGSRATASNKIESMTGVYVDEGAKFVNKGIIQTTDSYAGRGGMVNPNVSGLVGVAVMNGSTLVNEAGAKILIDADNSYGVVIRGKKNPDGTVQRYATIKNYGEIKVRGKGTYGISWKDITPAELADLEAQINSRITSDPNGQEVRGASGTDKEFEGVKISIKNGQPVFTKDGVPVSDAEVAEISKLIGNESNLGLSDIGFYVDTLGRTRPIDIDGSTPPINSQLIIGTEYSEMTNSKYWVVKGDVIKPFLDQVTGRNFKLTSLAGSLTWMATPILDSYGEITGVAMAKVPYTSFVRKTENAWNFTDGLEQRYGVNSLDSREKLLFNKLNSIGNNEPVLLTQAFDEMMGHQYANIQQRVHGTGRLIDKEITHLAKEWETKSKQSNKIKVFGMKDEYTTDTAGIIDYTSDAYGFAYLHEDETVKLGNVSGWYAGGVHNKFKFKDIGGSRENQTMLKLGIFKTMTPASDHNGNLQWTISGEGYVSKNEMHRKYLVVDEIFNAKSDYTTYGVAVKNEVGYNIRTSERTSIRPYGSLKVEYGRFSNIKEKSGEMRLDVEGNGYYSIKPAIGVEFNYRQPFAVKSIFTASLGLGYESELGKVGNVNNRARVSYTTADWFNIRGDKDSRKGKFKADLNFGIENSRVGMTLNTGYDSDNNNLRGGLGFRLIY